The DNA window GACCTGCCCGACGTCGACCGCCTCCCCGTCCACGTACGCCGGGCGGCGCACCGCGGTGAACAGCCCGGCGTCCTCGCCGGAGAGGCCCACCGCGAACGGGCCGTACGCGTTGACCAGGCCGACCAGTTCCCGGCCGACCTGACCGACGAGGACCATCCGGACCACGTCCATGGCCTCCGGGGTGGTGACCCGCAGGCCGCCGCGGAACTCGCTGGCGATGCCGAGCCGGCCGAGCATGGCGGAGATCTGCGGGCCGCCGCCGTGCACCACGACCGGCTTGAGGCCGGCGTACCGGAGGAAGACCATGTCCGCGGCGAAGGCCCGTCGCAGTTCGGGGTCGACCATCGCGTTGCCGCCGTACTTGACGACCACTGTGGCGCCGGCGAACCGGGCGAGCCAGGGCAGCGCCTCGATCAGGGTGGCGGCCTTGGCCTGGGCCCGGGTGAGGTCAGCGTTCAAGGTCATGAGGAGTAGGCCGAGTTCTCGTGGACGTACGCGTGCGACAGGTCGTTGGTCCAGATCGTGGCGGCGTCGTCACCGGCGTGCAGGTCGATCCGGATGGCGACGGCCCGGTCGGTGAGGTCCACCGTGGCGCGGTCCGCGGCGGCGGCGCCGCGCCGGCAGACCCAGACGCCGTTGACCGCGACGTCGATGCCGTCCGGTTCGAACACGGCGGCGGTGGTGCCGACGGCGGCGAGGATCCGGCCCCAGTTGGGGTCGTTGCCGAACAGCGCGGTCTTGACCAGATTGTTGCGGGCCACCGCACGTCCCACCTCGACGGCGTCGTCCTCGCCCGCCGCGCCGACCACCTCGATCGCGATCTGCTTCGTCGCGCCCTCCGCGTCGGCGAGGAGCTGCTGGGCCAGGTCGTCGCAGGCGGCGGTGACCGCGGCGGTCAGCTCCGCGTCGGTCGGCTCGATGCCGGAGGCGCCGCTGGCCAGCAGCAGCACCGTGTCGTTGGTGGACATGCAGCCGTCCGAGTCGACCCGGTCGAAGGTGACCCGGGTGGCGGCCCGCAGCGCGCCGTCCAACGCGTCCGGGCCGGCGACCGCGTCGGTGGTCAACACGCAGAGCATGGTGGCCATGGCCGGCGCCAGCATGCCGGCGCCCTTGGCCATCCCGCCGACCGTCCAGCCGCTGCCCCGGGCGACGGTGGTCTTCGGCCGGGTGTCGGTGGTCATGATCGCCTCGGCGGCCGGCCGGCCGCCGTCGCGGGAGAGCCGGCGCACCGCGTCGCGGACGCCCGGCAACAGCTTCGGCATCGGCAGCCGCTCACCGATCAGCCCGGTCGAGCAGACCGCGACCTCGCCGGCGCCGACGATCAGCCGGGCGCTGCTGGCGGTGAGCGCGGCGGCGGTGTGCTCGGCGGTGGCGTGGGTGTCCTGGAAGCCGGCCGGACCGGTGCAGGCGTTGGCGCCGCCGGAGTTGAGCACCACGGCCCGGACCACGCCGCCGTGCACGACCTGCTGGGTCCAGAGCACCGGGGCGGCCTTCACCCGGTTGGCGGTGAAGACCCCGGCGACGCCGGCGTCCGGACCGTCGTTGACCACGAGCGCCACGTCGGCGGCGCCGGAGGTCTTCAGGCCGGCGGCGACACCGGCGGCCCGGAAGCCCCGGGGGGTGGTGACGCTCATGGTGCGACTCCATGCACGGACAGGCCGGTGCTCTCGGGGAGACCGACCATCAGGTTGGCGTTCTGCACGGCCTGCCCGGCCGCGCCCTTGCCCAGGTTGTCGATGGCGCCGACCACGATCACCCGACCGGAGTCGACGTCCACGGTCGCCTGGAGGTGGCAGGAGTTCGAGCCGGCGGTCGCGGCGGTGTGCGGCCACACCCCCGCGGGCAGCAGGTGCACGAAGGGCTCGTCGGCGTAGGCCGCGGCCAACACCGCCCGCGGGTCGGTGTCGCCGGCCGGCACCGCCGTGACGGTGGCGAGGATCCCGCGCGGCATCGGGGCGAGCACCGGCGTGAACGACAGGCCGGTCGCGCCGGTCGCCTGCTTGATCTCCGGTACGTGTTGGTGCGCGCCCACCTTGTAGGGGGTGAGGTCGCCCATCACCTCGCTGCCGAGCAGGTGGGCCTTGGCGGCCCGGCCCGCGCCGGAGGTGCCGGAGGCGGCGACCACCACCACGTCGTCGGGGCGTACCGCGCCGGCGGCGACCAGCGGGGCCAGCGCCAGCGTGGTGGCGACCGCGTAGCAGCCGGTGTTCGCGACCCGGCGGGCGGACGCGATCGCACCGCGCGCGCCGGGCAGCTCGGGCAGCCCGTAGGTCCAGGCGCCGGCGTGCGGGCCGCTGTAGTAGCGGGTCCAGGCGTCCGCGTCGCGCAGCCGGTGGTCGGCGCCGAGGTCGACCACGAGGGCACTGTCGGGCAGGGCGGCGGCGAGGGCGGCCGACTGGCCGTGCGGCAGGGCCAGGAAGATCAGGTCCGCGTCGGCCAGGGCCGCCGGTTCGGTCGACCCGAAAACCAGGTCCAGGCCGGTGAGCTGCGGGTGTACGGCGGCGACGGGCTGGCCGGCCTGGCTGTGCGCGGTGGCGGCCACGAGATCGAACTCGGGGTGGCCGGCGAGCAGGCGCAGCAGTTCGCCGCCCGCGTACCCACTCGCTCCGGCCACCGCTACTCGAATGCCCATACCTACCTCCGCATGACTATGCAGAGAAGGCTAGCAGTCGCACGGGGCCACTGCAAGGTCATGCAGTGCGGCGCATGAAACTGCAGCGACCTCCGACGCATTGACAGCCGACCATCCCGCGCCGATGCTGAGAGAGCGCTCTCACGCTTGCCTCACCACCCCCGGAGTCGCCCGTGCCCACCCGTCCGAAGCTCCTGCGCGCCCTGCTCGCGCTCCTGGTCACCACCGCCGCCTCGGTCGTGGCCGCGGCCTCGCTGGCCCACGCCACCGGCCCGAACCTCCTTCCCTTCACCATCACCAACCACACCGGCCGCGCCGACGCCACCTGGCTCTACGTGCTCGGCACCGACCTGACCTCCGGCCGGCTCGGCCACGTCGACGCCGCCGGCGCGTTCACCCCCTGGCCGGCCGGCGGCCTGCCACCCACGCCCGCCCCCGACGTGGCCATCCCCGGCCCGGTGAACGGCGACGCCGCCGTGCTGAAGGTGCCCCGCAACATCTCCGGCCGGGTCTACGTCGCCTTCGGTGAGAAACTGCGGTTCCTGCTCACCCCCGACGGCCTGGTCCAGCCCGCGCCCTGGGCGCCCGGCGACCCCAACCGCGACGTCCTGTTCGACTGGTCCGAGTTCACCTACAACGACGCGGGGCTCTGGCTGAACAGCTCACAGGTCGACATGTTCGCCGTCCCGCACGTGGTCAGCGTGACCGGCGCGGACGGGACCACCCGGCACACCGGCCGACTGGTCGACGACGGGCGGAACCGGGTCGTCGACGCGGTCCGCGCCCAGCCCGGCTGGGGCGCGACGGTGCAGACCCGCGCCGACGGCACCGTGCTGCGCGTCCTCTCCCCCGGCAAAGCCGCCGACGCCGGCCTGTTCAGCGCCACCTACCTCGACCCGTACATCGCCTCGGCCTGGCAGTCGTACGCGACCAGGCCGCTCACCGTGGCACCCTTCACCGCTCAGCCCGACGTGAGGTACCTCGGCCGGACCAGCGGCGACGTCATGACGTTCACCGACGGCTCCGGCCGACACGTGGCGTCGTTCGCCAGGCCGTCCAGCTCCGACGTGTGGGACTGCGACGGGGCGCTCGCCGCCCCCAACGACCTCGTGGTCGGGCCGATCGCCCGCACCCTCTGCGCCGCGCTGCACCGCTCCACCCTGACCGACCGCGACATCCAGCCGTCCGGCGGGCCGAGCGACTTCTACCGGGGCACGCTCACCAACCACTACTCCCGCATCGTGCACGCCAACATGGTCGACGGGAAGGCGTACGGGTTCGCCTTCGACGACGTGCTCAACCAGGAGTCGCTGGTGCACGACGGCGACCCGCGCGCCGCCGGGATCGAGCTGAGCCCGTTCGGGCCGGGCGGCGGTCCGACCGGCCCGCCGCCGAACCTCACCCCCACGCCGCCCTCGCCCGACCCCAGCCCATCGGTGTCCGACAGCCCGTCCCCGGACCCGACCATGAGCCCCTTCACGCCGCGGCTCTACCTCGGGGAACCCGACCAGCTCCGGCAACGCCCGGCCGGCGCCGCCCCGGCGACGATCGCGGCGGCCGACGGCGCCTGGGTCGACACCCCACACACGCCACGGGTCTACCGGGCGGATCACCTGACCGCGCGGTGGACCGGCGGCGCCACCTCGTTCCGCCTGCTCGTCGACGCCGGCACCGCGGTCGGCAACGGCACCCAGCTCCGGGTCTCCTACGACCTCACCGGGGACGGCACCTTCGACCGGGTGGAGACCTACCACTACTACGCCACGGACCCGCTCGCCGGCTGGGAGGACTACACCCGGGACCGGGGGTTGGCGTCGGCCACCGGCGACCTCGGCGACCTGCGCGACGGCAGCGTACGGGTGGAGGTGTGGAACGCCATCGGCACGGCCCCGAGCAGCCTCGCCGTCGGCGACGGGTCACAGCTCACCCTGCCCTACAGCGCCTGAGCGGGTGACGGCCCGGCGGAGTCCCCGCCGGGCCGTCACCGTCGGTTCGGGTGTCAAGAAGGGGCCCCGCCTCTACCGAAGGCGTTAAGCGGGGGCCCCTCCTTACACCTCAGGCGCCGCGGAGGGTGGCGCCGAAGCGCTGGGCGGCGAGCGCCACCGCGGCGTCCCGCGCGGCCACCGCCTCCTCGCCGGCCAGCGTCCGGTCCGGGGCGCGGAACGTCAGCTTGTAGGCCAGCGACTTCCGCCCGGCGCCGAGCTGCTCGGACGCGTAGACGTCGAAGAGCCGCACGTTCTCCAGCAGCGCGCCGGCACCCTCGACCAGGGCCCGCTGCACGTCCGCCGCCGGCACCGCCGCGTCGACCACCAGCGCCACGTCGATGAGCGCCGGCGGGAACGTGGAGATGGCCGGGCCGCTCACCAGCGGCGCGACGGGCAACGCGTCCAGGTCCAGTTCCATGACGCTGGTGCGGCGGGGCAGCTCCAGCGCCGCCACCACCGCCGGGTGCAGCTCGCCGGCGTGCCCGACGACGGCGTCGTCGACGAGCAGCTCGGCGCAGCGACCCGGATGCCAGGGCGCGCGCTCGCCGGCCCGCACGGTGACCCGGCCGGCGGGGATGCCGGCGGCGTCGAGCACCGCCCGGCCCGCCTCGACCGCGTCCGCCCAGCCGGCCGCGCGACCCGCGCCCCACCAGCCGGCCGGTTCGATCTCGCCGCACACCGCCACCGCGACGTGTCGTGGCTGCGCCGGCACCACCGCGTCGGCGGCGGCGAACTCCTCGTCGGTGGGACGCCGGTCCACGCCCATGGCCGGCGGGGCGCCCACGCCCGGACGCGGGTGGAAGACCGTGCCGATCTCGTAGATCGCCACGTCCCGCTGGCCCCGGCCGACATTGCGCCTGACGATGCCGAGCAGCGGGCCGAGCAGCGTGGTACGCAGCAGCGGCTCCTCCTCGGACAGCGGGTTGGCCACCCGGACCGCCGGACGGCGCGGGTCGTCGGCCGGCAGGCCGAGCTGGTCGGCCAGCTCGGGCGCGACGAACGGCTGCGCCAGCACCTCGATCCAGCCGCGCTCGGCCAGCGAGCGGGCCACCGCGCGGCGGCGCTGCTGCTGCGGGGTGAGGCCCCGGCCGGGGCGGGCGGTGGGCAGCACCGACGGCACCCGGTCGTACCCGTCGAGGCGGACCACCTCCTCCACCAGGTCGGCCGGGTCGGTCAGGTCGGGCCGCCAGCTCGGCGGCGTCACGGTCAGCACCTCGCCGGCCCCGCCGTCGGCCACCCCGACCGTGCCCGGGTCCTCACCGAGCCGGTCGCCGCCACGGGTGACCGCGCAGCCGACCTGCTCCAGCAGCTCCACCACCCGGTCGGCCGGATAGGACACACCGATCCGGCGCGACGGCAGGTCCACCGGCAGCGTGACCGGCGGGAGCGGGCGGACGTGGTCGAGGTCGAGCACCTCGGCGCCGGCCGTGCCGCCGGCCAGGTCGGTGAGCAACCGGACCGCCTTCTCCAGCGCGACCAGCGGCAGCGCCGGGTCGACGCCCCGCTCCCACCGCTTCGCGGCCTCGCTGAACAGCTTGTGCCGCCGCGCGGTGCGCCCGACCATCGCCGGGTCCCAGTGCGCGGCCTCGAACAGCACGTTCGTGGTGGAGGCGAGCACCTCACTGGTCTCGCCGCCCATCACCGCGGCCAGCGAGATCGGGACGCCGGCGTCCTCGCCCGCGAGGGCGTTGGGCAGCCCGGCATCGCAGATGACCATGTCCTCCGGCGCGAGAGCGCGGCTCACCCCGTCGAGCGTGGTCAGCTTCTCCCCCGGCTCGGCGCGGCGCACCACGAGCGGCCCGGCGATCCGGTCGGCGTCGAAGGCGTGCATCGGCTGGCCGAGTTCGAGCATCAGGTAGTTGGTGATGTCGACCGGCAGCGAGATGCTGCGCACGCCGGCCGCGGTCAGCCGCTGCCGCATCCAGCCGGGCGTGGAGACCGTCGGGTCGACGCCGCCCACCATCCGGGCGGCGAACCGGTCGCAGCCGACCGTGTCGCGCACCTCGACCGGGTACGCCGGCTCGGTCGTCCCGCCGGTGGCCGGCGCGTCGGCCGGGTCGCGGAACGGCACGCCGAGCGCGTGCGACAGCTCCCGGGCGATGCCCCGGACGCTGAGCGCGTAGCCCCGGTCGGGGGTGATCTCCATCTCGACCACCACGTCGTCCAGGCCGACGATCGGGCGGGCGTCGTCGCCGGGCTGGGCCTTGACGTCCTCGGGCAGCACGATGATGCCCGAGTGGTCGTCGCCCAGGCCCAGCTCCTGCGCCGAGCAGATCATCCCGTGGGAGTTGCGCCCGTACGTCTTGCGCGCGCCGATGGCGAAGTTGCCCGGCAGCACGCCGCCCGGCAGGATCACCACCACCTTGTCGCCGGGGGCGAAGTTGCGCGCGCCGCAGACGATCTCCTGCGGCTCGCCGGTGCCGTTCGCGGCGCCCACGTCCACCCGGCAGAAGCGGATCGGCTTCTTGAAGCCGGTCAGCTCCTCGATCTGGAGGACCTCGCCCACGACCAGCGGGCCGGTGACGGTCGCCCGCAGGTCCACGATCGACTCGACCTCGATGCCGAGGTCGACGAGCGCCTGCTCCAGATCGCCGACGGGCAGGTCGGCGGGGAGGTCCACGTACTCCCGCAGCCAACTGACAGAAACTCGCATGACTGTTAGACCACCGTTTCCCTTGCTCAGGCGCCGAACGCGCGGGTGAACCGCACGTCGCCCTCGGCCATGTCCCGCATGTCGCTGACCCCGTGCCGGACCATCACGGTCCGGTCGATGCCCATCCCGAACGCGAATCCGGAGTAGACCTCCGGGTCGATCCCGCAGGCGCGCAGCACCCTCGGGTTGACCATGCCGCAGCCGCCCCACTCGACCCACTGCGGCCCGTCCCGGTGCTCCGGGAACCAGACGTCGAACTCGGCCGACGGCTCGGTGAACGGGAAGTAGTGCGGCCGCCAGCGGGTCTTCGCGCCCTCGCCGAACATGGCCCGGGCGAAGTGGTCGAGCGTGCCGCGCAGGTGCGCCATGGTGATGCCCTTGTCCACCACCAGGCCCTCGACCTGGTGGAAGACCGGCGCGTGGGTGGCGTCCAGCTCGTCGGTGCGGTAGACCCGGCCGGGCACCACCACGTAGATCGGGGGCTTGCGGCTGAGCATGGTGCGCGCCTGCACCGGCGACGTGTGGGTACGCAGCACCAGGCCACTGCCCTCGGGTGCGATGTGGAAGGTGTCCATCAGCCCGCGCGCCGGGTGGTCGGCCGGGATGTTGAGCGCGTCGAAGTTGGTCCACTCCAGCTCGACCTCGGGCCCCTCGGCCACCTCGTAGCCCATGCCGACGAACAGGTCGCTGATCTGCTCCATCAGCACGGTCAGCGGGTGGCGGGCGCCGCGCGGCCGGCGGTCGTGGGGCAGGGTCACGTCGACCCGCTCCTCGATCAGCACCCGCTCGGCCTGCTCGCGGTCCAGGATCTCCTGCCGGGCGGCGTACGCGGACTCGACGGCGCGGCGGGCCTCGTTGACCCGCTTGCCGGCGTCGGACTTCGCGGCCGGCGGCAGCGCGCCGATCTCCCGGCGCGCGAGGGACACCGGGGACCGGTCCCCCAGGTGCGCCGGGCGCAGCGCGGTGAGCGCGTCGGGGTCGGCGGCGGCGGCGAACGCCTTCTCGGCGTCGGCCACGGCCCCGGCCAGGGCGTCCGGGTCGAGCAGGGCGACCTGCTTCGGGTCGTACGGATCGTTGCGGTAGCTCATGGTGAACGGGCACTCCCTCAGGGCGGCGCCGGCCCTTCCACAGGGCGGCCAGGCGAGTCTACGGACGCGCGGCTTCGCCGCAGCCCGCCGGTGGGAGTCGTGCAGGGAGGAAGGGTCAGGCCTGCCGCCCGCCGACACCGGCGGGCTGGCTAAACGAACGCCGTGGCGCGTTCATCACGAGGCGGACTCCCCTGCTGTGTGCTGCGTGACCGTCGGTCGACGCAGTGCTCTGGCGGAAGAATACAGGCAGACGGCCGCCGCCGCAGCCAGGTTCAGGCTCTCGGCGCGCCCGTGCAGCGGCACCCGGACCCGGGCGTCGGCGGCCGTGGTCAGCTCGTCCGGCAGGCCGTGCGCCTCCGAGCCGAACAGCCAGGCGGTGGGCGCGGCGAGCCGGCCGGCGTCGGCGAGGTCGTCCAGGTCGCTGTCGCCGTACCCGGTGGTGGCCAACACCGACAGCCCGGCGGCCCGCAGCGTCTCGACGACCCGGACCGGGTCGTCGGCGCGGACCACGTCGACGTGGAACAGGCTGCCGGCGGAGGCCCGCACGCACTTGCCGTTGTAGGGGTCGACGGCCTCACCGGCGAAGACCACCGCGCCGGCGCCGGCGGCGTCGGCGGTGCGCAGCACGGTCCCGGCGTTGCCCGGGTCACGGATCCCGGCGAGCACCGCGACCAGTCGCGGCCCGCGCGCCAGGGCGTCGGCCAGGGGCACGTCGAGGTGCCGGCAGACCGCCACCAGGCCCTGCGGGGCCACGGTCTCGGCGAGCGCCGCCAGGGCGTCGTCGGTGACCTCGGAGACCGGCACGTCGGCCCGGGCGGCGGTGGCGGCGAGGTCGGCGTACCGGTCCAGCGCGGCCGGGGTGCCGAACAACTCGACCACCGCGCGGTCGCGGGCGAGCGCCTCACGGACCGCCTGCGGCCCCTCGGCCAGGAACCGGCCGGCCTGCTCGCGGTCGCGCCGGCGGTGCAGCCGGCGGGCCGCCGCGACCCTCGGGGTACGCGGGGTGAACGGGCCGGGAACAGCGTCGAGGCGCCTCCCCTGCGACGGTGACTGCATGGGAGACGCCTCGATCTGTGCCGTACGGGTGGTCAGGCGGCCTGGGCCGCGGCGCCACCGGTGCCCTCGGCCGCCACGGCGGCGCGGGCCAGCTCGACGATCGCCGCGAACGCGGCGGCGTCGTTGACGGCCAGGTCGGCCAGGATCTTGCGGTCGACCTCGATGCCGGCCAGGCGCAGGCCCTGGATCAGCCGGTTGTAGGTCATGCCGTTGGCCCGGGCCCCGGCGTTGATCCGCTGGATCCAGAGCTGCCGGAAGTCGCCCTTGCGGTCGCGGCGGTCCCGGTAGGCGTACTGCATCGAGTGCAGCACCTGCTCCTTGGCCTTGCGGTAGAGCCGGGAGCGCTGACCGCGGTAGCCGCTCGCGGTCTCCAGCAGGGTACGACGCTTCTTCTGGGCGTTCACAGCCCGCTTGACGCGTGCCATCTCAACTCCTTCTTCGGTTCAGGTGGCTCGCGTCAGCGGCCGAGCAGCTTCTTGATGCGCTTGGTGTCGGCCTTGGCCAGCTCGACCGTGCCGGTCAGCCGCCGGGTCTGGGTGGAGGGCTTCTTCTCCAGGTTGTGGCGGAGGCCGGCCTGCTGGGCAACGATCTTGCCCTTGCCGGTCACCTTGACCCGCTTGCCCATACCCGTGTGGCTCTTCATCTTCGGCATGTGGAACGTCTCTCCCTGTTACTGGCCGCTGGTGTCAGCGGTCGGGCCGGTCTCGCCGGCTGCTGCGGTCTCGCCGGCTGCTGCGGTCTCGCCGGCCGCCGGGGCCTCGCCGCCTGCCGGGGCTGCCGGCTCCTCCGCGGCGCGGTCCCGAGGACCACCGCGGGACGCCGTGGCGGCGACCGCGGAGGCCTTGACGGCCCGGTGCGGAGCGAGAACCATGATCATGTTTCGGCCGTCCTGCTTCGGCGCGGCCTCGACGTATCCCAGGTCCGTGATCTCGGATTCGAGCCGGCGCAGGAGCCGGTAACCCAGCTCCGGGCGGCTCTGCTCGCGACCGCGGAACATGATCGTCACCTTGACCTTGTCGCCCGCCTTGAGGAACCGCACCACGTGACCCTTCTTGGTCTCGTAGTCGTGCGGGTCGATCTTCGGCCGGAGCTTCATCTCCTTGATGACGGTCTGCTGCTGGTTACGCCGCGCTTCGCGCGCCTTGAGTGCGCTCTCGTACTTGAACTTGCCGAAGTCCATGAGCTTGCACACCGGCGGGCGCGCCATCGGCGCAACCTCGACCAGGTCCAGGTCGACGTCCGCGGCCAGCTGCAGGGCGCGCTCCAGCGGGACGATGCCCACCTGCTCACCCTCAGGGCCGACCAGTCGGACCTCACGTGCCCGGATCTGCTCGTTCACGCGTGGTTCGACGCTGATGTGGCCTCCTCGAGTCGAGTGTCCTACGGTGCCGACTCCGTGGGCTCCCGGGCGGGAGCCGACCCGGAAAGCAGAAGGCCCCGGCGAATGCCAGGGCCCACTCGACCGGTCGGCACGATCACAGGATCGCGCATCCGGGATCGGGATGTGCCCGAAACCGGGGACCGGACCCGGACGCTTGGACGGCGACTCGGGTGGGAGCGGGCGCTCCGCTTCTCGACCGCCCGCTCGTCAGGGACGGGGG is part of the Micromonospora sp. WMMD980 genome and encodes:
- a CDS encoding beta-1,3-glucanase family protein, producing MPTRPKLLRALLALLVTTAASVVAAASLAHATGPNLLPFTITNHTGRADATWLYVLGTDLTSGRLGHVDAAGAFTPWPAGGLPPTPAPDVAIPGPVNGDAAVLKVPRNISGRVYVAFGEKLRFLLTPDGLVQPAPWAPGDPNRDVLFDWSEFTYNDAGLWLNSSQVDMFAVPHVVSVTGADGTTRHTGRLVDDGRNRVVDAVRAQPGWGATVQTRADGTVLRVLSPGKAADAGLFSATYLDPYIASAWQSYATRPLTVAPFTAQPDVRYLGRTSGDVMTFTDGSGRHVASFARPSSSDVWDCDGALAAPNDLVVGPIARTLCAALHRSTLTDRDIQPSGGPSDFYRGTLTNHYSRIVHANMVDGKAYGFAFDDVLNQESLVHDGDPRAAGIELSPFGPGGGPTGPPPNLTPTPPSPDPSPSVSDSPSPDPTMSPFTPRLYLGEPDQLRQRPAGAAPATIAAADGAWVDTPHTPRVYRADHLTARWTGGATSFRLLVDAGTAVGNGTQLRVSYDLTGDGTFDRVETYHYYATDPLAGWEDYTRDRGLASATGDLGDLRDGSVRVEVWNAIGTAPSSLAVGDGSQLTLPYSA
- the argJ gene encoding bifunctional glutamate N-acetyltransferase/amino-acid acetyltransferase ArgJ — translated: MSVTTPRGFRAAGVAAGLKTSGAADVALVVNDGPDAGVAGVFTANRVKAAPVLWTQQVVHGGVVRAVVLNSGGANACTGPAGFQDTHATAEHTAAALTASSARLIVGAGEVAVCSTGLIGERLPMPKLLPGVRDAVRRLSRDGGRPAAEAIMTTDTRPKTTVARGSGWTVGGMAKGAGMLAPAMATMLCVLTTDAVAGPDALDGALRAATRVTFDRVDSDGCMSTNDTVLLLASGASGIEPTDAELTAAVTAACDDLAQQLLADAEGATKQIAIEVVGAAGEDDAVEVGRAVARNNLVKTALFGNDPNWGRILAAVGTTAAVFEPDGIDVAVNGVWVCRRGAAAADRATVDLTDRAVAIRIDLHAGDDAATIWTNDLSHAYVHENSAYSS
- the argC gene encoding N-acetyl-gamma-glutamyl-phosphate reductase, giving the protein MGIRVAVAGASGYAGGELLRLLAGHPEFDLVAATAHSQAGQPVAAVHPQLTGLDLVFGSTEPAALADADLIFLALPHGQSAALAAALPDSALVVDLGADHRLRDADAWTRYYSGPHAGAWTYGLPELPGARGAIASARRVANTGCYAVATTLALAPLVAAGAVRPDDVVVVAASGTSGAGRAAKAHLLGSEVMGDLTPYKVGAHQHVPEIKQATGATGLSFTPVLAPMPRGILATVTAVPAGDTDPRAVLAAAYADEPFVHLLPAGVWPHTAATAGSNSCHLQATVDVDSGRVIVVGAIDNLGKGAAGQAVQNANLMVGLPESTGLSVHGVAP
- a CDS encoding RNA methyltransferase, which translates into the protein MQSPSQGRRLDAVPGPFTPRTPRVAAARRLHRRRDREQAGRFLAEGPQAVREALARDRAVVELFGTPAALDRYADLAATAARADVPVSEVTDDALAALAETVAPQGLVAVCRHLDVPLADALARGPRLVAVLAGIRDPGNAGTVLRTADAAGAGAVVFAGEAVDPYNGKCVRASAGSLFHVDVVRADDPVRVVETLRAAGLSVLATTGYGDSDLDDLADAGRLAAPTAWLFGSEAHGLPDELTTAADARVRVPLHGRAESLNLAAAAAVCLYSSARALRRPTVTQHTAGESAS
- the rpmI gene encoding 50S ribosomal protein L35, giving the protein MPKMKSHTGMGKRVKVTGKGKIVAQQAGLRHNLEKKPSTQTRRLTGTVELAKADTKRIKKLLGR
- the infC gene encoding translation initiation factor IF-3, which codes for MNEQIRAREVRLVGPEGEQVGIVPLERALQLAADVDLDLVEVAPMARPPVCKLMDFGKFKYESALKAREARRNQQQTVIKEMKLRPKIDPHDYETKKGHVVRFLKAGDKVKVTIMFRGREQSRPELGYRLLRRLESEITDLGYVEAAPKQDGRNMIMVLAPHRAVKASAVAATASRGGPRDRAAEEPAAPAGGEAPAAGETAAAGETAAAGETGPTADTSGQ
- the rplT gene encoding 50S ribosomal protein L20, which produces MARVKRAVNAQKKRRTLLETASGYRGQRSRLYRKAKEQVLHSMQYAYRDRRDRKGDFRQLWIQRINAGARANGMTYNRLIQGLRLAGIEVDRKILADLAVNDAAAFAAIVELARAAVAAEGTGGAAAQAA
- the pheS gene encoding phenylalanine--tRNA ligase subunit alpha, encoding MSYRNDPYDPKQVALLDPDALAGAVADAEKAFAAAADPDALTALRPAHLGDRSPVSLARREIGALPPAAKSDAGKRVNEARRAVESAYAARQEILDREQAERVLIEERVDVTLPHDRRPRGARHPLTVLMEQISDLFVGMGYEVAEGPEVELEWTNFDALNIPADHPARGLMDTFHIAPEGSGLVLRTHTSPVQARTMLSRKPPIYVVVPGRVYRTDELDATHAPVFHQVEGLVVDKGITMAHLRGTLDHFARAMFGEGAKTRWRPHYFPFTEPSAEFDVWFPEHRDGPQWVEWGGCGMVNPRVLRACGIDPEVYSGFAFGMGIDRTVMVRHGVSDMRDMAEGDVRFTRAFGA
- the pheT gene encoding phenylalanine--tRNA ligase subunit beta; translation: MRVSVSWLREYVDLPADLPVGDLEQALVDLGIEVESIVDLRATVTGPLVVGEVLQIEELTGFKKPIRFCRVDVGAANGTGEPQEIVCGARNFAPGDKVVVILPGGVLPGNFAIGARKTYGRNSHGMICSAQELGLGDDHSGIIVLPEDVKAQPGDDARPIVGLDDVVVEMEITPDRGYALSVRGIARELSHALGVPFRDPADAPATGGTTEPAYPVEVRDTVGCDRFAARMVGGVDPTVSTPGWMRQRLTAAGVRSISLPVDITNYLMLELGQPMHAFDADRIAGPLVVRRAEPGEKLTTLDGVSRALAPEDMVICDAGLPNALAGEDAGVPISLAAVMGGETSEVLASTTNVLFEAAHWDPAMVGRTARRHKLFSEAAKRWERGVDPALPLVALEKAVRLLTDLAGGTAGAEVLDLDHVRPLPPVTLPVDLPSRRIGVSYPADRVVELLEQVGCAVTRGGDRLGEDPGTVGVADGGAGEVLTVTPPSWRPDLTDPADLVEEVVRLDGYDRVPSVLPTARPGRGLTPQQQRRRAVARSLAERGWIEVLAQPFVAPELADQLGLPADDPRRPAVRVANPLSEEEPLLRTTLLGPLLGIVRRNVGRGQRDVAIYEIGTVFHPRPGVGAPPAMGVDRRPTDEEFAAADAVVPAQPRHVAVAVCGEIEPAGWWGAGRAAGWADAVEAGRAVLDAAGIPAGRVTVRAGERAPWHPGRCAELLVDDAVVGHAGELHPAVVAALELPRRTSVMELDLDALPVAPLVSGPAISTFPPALIDVALVVDAAVPAADVQRALVEGAGALLENVRLFDVYASEQLGAGRKSLAYKLTFRAPDRTLAGEEAVAARDAAVALAAQRFGATLRGA